One segment of Bombus pascuorum chromosome 6, iyBomPasc1.1, whole genome shotgun sequence DNA contains the following:
- the LOC132908318 gene encoding carboxypeptidase M isoform X1, which yields MYGPIFFVTILGAFHEIAAASQHINKDLTNHYNARFHVYEEPYSIDFTYHNYEQMSRFLRTTSLRFQNLTALYSIGKSVKGRDLWVMVVSSSPYEHMIGKPDVKYVANIHGNEAVGRELMLHLIRFLVTSYGSDPYITWLLDNTRIHILPSMNPDGFEVSKEGYCEGGQGRYNARGFDLNRNFPDYFKQNNKKSQPETEAVKEWVSKIQFVLSGSLHGGALVASYPFDNTPNSLFQSYTSAPSICPDDDVFQHLSLVYSRNHGSMYQGLPCSPSQPGFKNGITNGAQWYPLTGGMQDFNYVWNGCMEITLELSCCKYPPASDLQFYWEENRVALIKFLAEAHRGVRGFVIDENGNPIERASIKVKSRDVSFLTTKYGEFWRILLPGMYKLEVYANGYLPRDVEFRVVEQHPTSFNVTLYRASRHPGEDETGSNFYNGNRDHINRDHVIHFRPHSGTNTASETNSGIFSSISNGFNSFVNNWFG from the exons ATGTATGGACCGATTTTCTTCGTTACCATTCTCGGAGCATTTCATGAAATTGCCGCCGCCTCGCAACACATTAACAAAGATCTCACGAATCACTACAATGCTCGTTTTCACGTTTACGAAGAACCGTACAGTATCGACTTCACGTATCATAATTACGAGCAAATGAGTCGTTTTCTTCGAACAACATCTCTTCGATTTCAAAACCTCACTGCCTTATATTCTATAGGAAAATCCGTGAAAG GTCGCGATTTATGGGTAATGGTTGTTTCTTCCTCACCTTACGAACATATGATCGGTAAGCCAGATGTAAAATATGTGGCCAATATACATGGGAATGAAGCTGTAGGTCGTGAATTAATGTTACATCTAATTCGC TTCCTTGTCACCAGTTATGGATCAGATCCATATATTACGTGGCTCTTAGACAATACCAGAATTCATATTCTTCCATCAATGAACCCTGATGGTTTTGAAGTTTCAAAGGAAGGATATTGCGAAGGTGGTCAAGGCAG GTATAACGCACGCGGTTTCGATCTGAATCGAAATTTCCCCGATTACTTCAAACAGAACAACAAAAAGAGTCAACCGGAAACAGAAGCTGTAAAGGAATGGGTCTCTAAAATTCAATTCGTTTTGTCTGGAAGCTTACACGGAGGTGCCTTGGTTGCAAGTTATCCATTCGATAACACACCTAACTCGC TGTTTCAGAGTTATACTTCGGCGCCGAGTATTTGTCCAGACGATGACGTGTTTCAACACTTATCGTTGGTGTATTCCCGAAACCACGGATCTATGTACCAAGGATTACCCTGCTCGCCATCTCAACCCGGTTTTAAAAATGGTATAACTAATGGAGCACAATGGTATCCACTTACCGGTGGAATGCAAGATTTTAACTACGTGTGGAACGGATGTATGGAAATTACATTGGAACTTTCGTGTTGTAAATATCCTCCTGCTTctgatttacaattttactgGGAAGAAAATCGCGTG gcACTCATTAAATTTTTAGCGGAAGCTCATAGGGGTGTCCGTGGATTTGTTATCGATGAAAATGGAAATCCCATTGAGAGAGCATCTATTAAAGTAAAATCACGAGACGTTAGTTTCCTTACTACGAAATATGGTGAATTTTGGAGAATTTTACTGCCAGGAATGTATAAACTAGAG GTATATGCAAATGGATATCTTCCACGTGATGTAGAATTTAGAGTAGTAGAACAACATCCGACCTCTTTCAACGTAACATTATACAGAGCAAGT AGACATCCAGGTGAGGATGAAACTGGatccaatttttataatgGAAACAGGGACCATATTAATCGGGACCATGTGATACATTTTCGACCACATTCTGGAACCAATACTGCGTCCGAGACAAATAGCGGAATTTTTTCATCCATTAGTAACGGATTCAACTCCTTCGTTAATAATTGGTTTGGGTGA
- the LOC132908318 gene encoding carboxypeptidase M isoform X2 yields the protein MVVSSSPYEHMIGKPDVKYVANIHGNEAVGRELMLHLIRFLVTSYGSDPYITWLLDNTRIHILPSMNPDGFEVSKEGYCEGGQGRYNARGFDLNRNFPDYFKQNNKKSQPETEAVKEWVSKIQFVLSGSLHGGALVASYPFDNTPNSLFQSYTSAPSICPDDDVFQHLSLVYSRNHGSMYQGLPCSPSQPGFKNGITNGAQWYPLTGGMQDFNYVWNGCMEITLELSCCKYPPASDLQFYWEENRVALIKFLAEAHRGVRGFVIDENGNPIERASIKVKSRDVSFLTTKYGEFWRILLPGMYKLEVYANGYLPRDVEFRVVEQHPTSFNVTLYRASRHPGEDETGSNFYNGNRDHINRDHVIHFRPHSGTNTASETNSGIFSSISNGFNSFVNNWFG from the exons ATGGTTGTTTCTTCCTCACCTTACGAACATATGATCGGTAAGCCAGATGTAAAATATGTGGCCAATATACATGGGAATGAAGCTGTAGGTCGTGAATTAATGTTACATCTAATTCGC TTCCTTGTCACCAGTTATGGATCAGATCCATATATTACGTGGCTCTTAGACAATACCAGAATTCATATTCTTCCATCAATGAACCCTGATGGTTTTGAAGTTTCAAAGGAAGGATATTGCGAAGGTGGTCAAGGCAG GTATAACGCACGCGGTTTCGATCTGAATCGAAATTTCCCCGATTACTTCAAACAGAACAACAAAAAGAGTCAACCGGAAACAGAAGCTGTAAAGGAATGGGTCTCTAAAATTCAATTCGTTTTGTCTGGAAGCTTACACGGAGGTGCCTTGGTTGCAAGTTATCCATTCGATAACACACCTAACTCGC TGTTTCAGAGTTATACTTCGGCGCCGAGTATTTGTCCAGACGATGACGTGTTTCAACACTTATCGTTGGTGTATTCCCGAAACCACGGATCTATGTACCAAGGATTACCCTGCTCGCCATCTCAACCCGGTTTTAAAAATGGTATAACTAATGGAGCACAATGGTATCCACTTACCGGTGGAATGCAAGATTTTAACTACGTGTGGAACGGATGTATGGAAATTACATTGGAACTTTCGTGTTGTAAATATCCTCCTGCTTctgatttacaattttactgGGAAGAAAATCGCGTG gcACTCATTAAATTTTTAGCGGAAGCTCATAGGGGTGTCCGTGGATTTGTTATCGATGAAAATGGAAATCCCATTGAGAGAGCATCTATTAAAGTAAAATCACGAGACGTTAGTTTCCTTACTACGAAATATGGTGAATTTTGGAGAATTTTACTGCCAGGAATGTATAAACTAGAG GTATATGCAAATGGATATCTTCCACGTGATGTAGAATTTAGAGTAGTAGAACAACATCCGACCTCTTTCAACGTAACATTATACAGAGCAAGT AGACATCCAGGTGAGGATGAAACTGGatccaatttttataatgGAAACAGGGACCATATTAATCGGGACCATGTGATACATTTTCGACCACATTCTGGAACCAATACTGCGTCCGAGACAAATAGCGGAATTTTTTCATCCATTAGTAACGGATTCAACTCCTTCGTTAATAATTGGTTTGGGTGA